From a single Pseudomonas sp. A34-9 genomic region:
- a CDS encoding SfnB family sulfur acquisition oxidoreductase: protein MTLSHHVAVITSDEQALIVASDLAEDFKRDSAIRDRERRLPLPELDVFSRSGLWGISVPKEYGGAGVSNVTLAKVIALIAQADGSLGQIPQNHFYALEVLRVNGSHQQKQRLYAEVLAGQRFGNALAELGTKTAHDRVTSLKRDGDGYRINGRKFYSTGAIYAQRIPTSVVDENGVQQLAFVPRDSKGLTVIDDWSGFGQRTTGSGSVVFEDVFVAAEDVLPFQSAFERPTTVGPLAQILHAAIDTGIARAAYEDALHFVRSKTRPWIDSGNDKATEDPLTLKSFGHLSIRLHATEALLERAGEFLDAAQAETSEETVAAASIAVAEARAISTEISLAAGSTLFELAGSQATLIEHGLDRHWRNARVHTLHDPVRWKYHAVGNYYLNDENPPLRGTI, encoded by the coding sequence ATGACGCTATCCCATCACGTCGCGGTCATCACCAGCGATGAGCAAGCCCTGATCGTCGCCAGCGACCTGGCCGAAGATTTCAAACGCGACAGCGCCATCCGCGACCGCGAACGTCGCCTGCCACTGCCGGAACTCGACGTGTTTTCCCGCTCGGGCCTGTGGGGCATCAGCGTGCCGAAGGAATACGGCGGCGCTGGCGTGTCCAACGTAACCCTGGCCAAAGTCATCGCCCTGATCGCTCAGGCGGACGGCTCGCTGGGGCAGATTCCGCAGAACCACTTTTATGCGCTGGAAGTCCTGCGGGTTAACGGCAGTCACCAGCAGAAACAACGGTTGTACGCCGAAGTGCTCGCCGGCCAACGCTTTGGTAATGCCTTGGCAGAACTGGGCACGAAGACCGCCCACGACCGCGTCACCAGCCTCAAGCGCGACGGCGATGGTTATCGCATCAACGGCCGCAAGTTCTATTCAACCGGTGCGATCTACGCGCAGCGCATTCCAACTTCGGTTGTCGATGAAAACGGCGTACAGCAACTGGCGTTCGTCCCGCGTGACAGCAAAGGCCTGACGGTGATCGACGATTGGAGCGGTTTCGGCCAGCGCACCACGGGCAGTGGTTCGGTGGTGTTCGAAGACGTATTCGTTGCCGCCGAAGACGTGCTGCCGTTTCAAAGTGCCTTCGAACGCCCGACCACGGTCGGCCCGTTGGCGCAGATCCTTCACGCCGCCATCGACACCGGTATTGCTCGCGCCGCTTATGAAGACGCGCTGCATTTTGTGCGCAGCAAAACCCGCCCATGGATCGATTCCGGCAACGACAAAGCCACCGAAGATCCACTGACCCTGAAAAGCTTCGGCCACTTGAGCATTCGTCTGCACGCCACGGAGGCCTTGCTTGAACGTGCTGGCGAATTCCTCGACGCCGCGCAAGCCGAGACCAGCGAAGAAACCGTCGCCGCCGCTTCGATTGCCGTCGCCGAAGCACGCGCGATCAGCACTGAAATCTCTTTGGCCGCCGGCAGCACGCTGTTCGAACTGGCTGGCAGTCAGGCGACCCTGATCGAACACGGCCTCGACCGCCATTGGCGCAACGCCCGCGTGCACACCCTGCACGACCCGGTGCGCTGGAAATATCACGCGGTGGGCAACTACTACCTCAACGATGAAAACCCTCCACTGCGAGGGACGATCTGA
- a CDS encoding SfnB family sulfur acquisition oxidoreductase, with protein MSSLADANVQSDLDIAPLLLPAQVLRNDAQAIKAAHELAQVARVQAARRDRQRKLPWSEIEQFTRSGLGSIAIPREYGGPQVSFVTLAEVFAIISAADPALGQIPQNQFGIINLVLGSATEAQKKQLFQSVLEGWRIGNAGPERGTKNTLELKARITAEGDDYLINGQKFYSTGALFAHWVAVKALNDDGKQVLAFVRRGTPGLRIVDDWSGFGQRTTASGTILLNNVRVESSLVVDNWKINETPNTQGAVSQLIQAAIDAGIARGAIDDAIEFVKTRARPWIDAKVDRASDDLYVIADIGKLKIELHAAEALLRKAGKVLDQVHAAPLTAESAARASIAVAEAKVLTTEISLLASEKLFELAGSRATLAEFNLDRHWRNARVHTLHDPVRWKYHAVGAYRLNGTLPARHSWI; from the coding sequence ATGTCCAGTCTGGCAGACGCAAACGTCCAGTCGGATCTGGACATCGCCCCACTGTTGTTGCCCGCGCAGGTCTTGCGCAACGACGCCCAAGCCATCAAGGCCGCCCATGAACTGGCGCAAGTCGCCCGCGTGCAGGCTGCCAGACGCGACCGCCAGCGCAAGTTGCCGTGGTCAGAAATCGAGCAATTCACCCGCAGCGGTCTGGGCAGCATTGCCATCCCGCGTGAATACGGTGGTCCGCAGGTTTCGTTCGTCACATTGGCCGAAGTATTCGCGATCATTTCCGCCGCCGATCCGGCGCTGGGACAGATCCCGCAAAACCAGTTCGGCATCATCAATCTGGTGCTCGGCAGCGCCACCGAAGCGCAGAAAAAGCAGCTGTTCCAGAGCGTCCTGGAAGGCTGGCGCATCGGCAATGCCGGCCCGGAGCGCGGCACCAAAAACACCCTGGAATTGAAAGCGCGGATCACCGCCGAAGGCGACGATTACCTGATCAATGGCCAGAAATTCTATTCCACCGGCGCGCTGTTTGCGCACTGGGTCGCGGTCAAGGCTCTCAACGATGATGGCAAGCAGGTCCTGGCCTTCGTCCGTCGTGGCACGCCGGGCCTGCGCATCGTTGATGACTGGTCAGGCTTCGGTCAGCGCACCACCGCCAGCGGCACGATTCTGCTGAACAACGTACGTGTCGAGTCGAGCCTGGTCGTCGACAACTGGAAGATCAACGAAACCCCAAACACCCAAGGCGCCGTGTCGCAGCTGATTCAAGCGGCCATCGACGCCGGCATTGCCCGTGGTGCTATCGACGACGCCATCGAGTTCGTCAAAACCCGTGCACGGCCATGGATCGATGCCAAGGTTGATCGCGCCAGCGATGATCTCTACGTGATCGCCGACATCGGCAAATTGAAAATCGAACTGCATGCCGCCGAAGCCCTGCTGCGCAAGGCCGGCAAAGTACTTGATCAGGTGCACGCCGCGCCGCTCACTGCAGAGTCCGCCGCCCGCGCTTCTATCGCCGTGGCCGAAGCGAAAGTGCTGACCACCGAAATTTCTTTACTCGCCAGCGAGAAGCTCTTCGAACTGGCCGGCAGCCGCGCGACCCTCGCCGAATTCAACCTCGACCGCCACTGGCGCAATGCTCGGGTGCACACGTTGCACGACCCGGTGCGCTGGAAATATCACGCGGTCGGCGCCTATCGCCTCAACGGCACTTTACCGGCTCGCCATTCCTGGATCTGA